The stretch of DNA GCGTGGCGCCGGACGACGATCGAGGAAGCGGGCGGATGGAACTCCGACACGCTCACGGAGGACATCGACCTCTCGTATCGCGCCCAGCTCGCCCACTGGAAATTCGTGTATTTGAAGGACGTCGTCTCCCCCGCCGAGGTCCCGGTCGACATCAACGGGTTCAAGACGCAGCAGCACCGGTGGGCGAAGGGCTCGATCCAGACCGGCCGGAAGCTCCTGCCCCGGATCTTCCGGAGCGCCTTCCCTCTGCGCGTGAAGATCGAGTCGTTCTTCCACCTGACGAACAACTTCTCCTACCCGCTCGTCATCGCCCTCTCGATCCTGGTGTTTCCCGCGATGATCATCCGGCACCGGCTCGGCTGGACGCCGATCATCCTCCTCGACTTCCCCCTCTTCTTCATCTCGACGTCCTCCGTGATCCTCTTCTACGTCGCGTCGCAGAAGGAGATCAGCCCCCGATGGGTCCGACAGCTCCGGTACATGCCGATGGTCATGTCGCTCGGGATCGGGCTCGCGGTCAACAACGCCCACGCCGTGCTGGAAGCCGTTCTCGGCCGCGTCGGCGAATTCCGGCGAACCCCGAAGTATTCCGTCGGAAACCGGCCCGACGACTGGAAGAGGAAGGCGTACCGGACCCGCGTGAACGCCTCGTTCGTCTTCGAGATCACGCTCGCCGTCTATTTCGCGATCGCGATCGGAATCTCGCTCGAGAAACGGATCTATCTCGCGATTCCGTTCCTGATGATCTTCTTCTCCGGCTACTTCTACATGACGATGCTGACGCTTTCGCAGCAGTTCGCGCCGCGGCTGCCGCGCCTTTCCGCCGCGTCGACGCATTCCCCCGCGCTCGCTCCGGTCGCCGAAACGCGGCCGGACTGAGACCGTCGCGCCGAAGCGGTCGAGGGCTTGAGCCCGAGCCGCGAAAGGCCGCCCCACGGATAGTCTCCCGAGTAATCGCAGGGAGGAGGTCCGCGCGGCGGGAGCCGGAACGATCCGAGCTCCGCGAGCGTCGTTCCGGCGATTCTTCTCGGGGCCCTCATTCGGCCGGCGGGGGCGCCGAAGCGGTCGAGGGCATGAGCCCGAGCCGCGAAAGGCCGCCGCGTGGATAGTCTCCCGAGTAACCGCAGGGAGGAGGTCCGCGCGGCGGGAGCCGGAACGATCCGAGCTCCGCGAGCGTCGTTCCGGCGACGGTCAGAACAGCAGGAAGAGCTTCATCAGGAGCCACGCGACGCCCGCCGTGAGCGGGAGCGTGAACGTCCAGGCGAGGAGGATGTTCCGGGCGACCCCCCAGCGGACCGCCGAGACCCCCTTCTGCGCGCCGACGCCCATGATCGCCGACGAGATCACGTGCGTCGTCGACACCGGAAGGCCGAAGTGCGACGCCGTGAGGATCACGGCCGACGCCGAGGTCTCGGCGGCGAATCCCTGGTAGGGCCGGAGGTGGATCATCTTCATGCCGAGCGTGCGGATCACTTTCCGCCCGCCCGCGGCCGTGCCGATCCCCATCGCGAGCGCGCAGGCGCCGATGACCCACGTCGGCACGTCGATCTTCGAGAGCTTCCCGGCGGAGAACAGCGCGAGGGTCACGATTCCCATCGATTTCTGCGCGTCGTTGCTCCCGTGCGAGAGCGCCATGAATCCGGCCGACACCATCTGCGCGCGGCCGAAAAGGGAGTTCACCCGGGAGGGGGCCGACCGGGCGAAGAGAACGATCACGACCCAGATCACGAGGAGTCCGATCGCGAAGCCGAGGATCGGCGAAACGAGGAACGACTCGACGATCTTCAGGATCCCCTTCCCCTTGAGGATCGCGAATCCGCTCTGCGCCACCGCGGCGCCGATCACGCCTCCGACGATCGCGTGCGACGAGGAGACGGGCATTCCGATCCAGACGGTGATCGTGTTCCAGACGATCGCCGACAGGAGCGCCGCGAGCGTCAGGAGCTGAGTCACCTGGTGCGGATCGACGATGTCGCCGCCGATCGTCTTCGCGACGGCGGTCGAGAGGAAGGCGCCGGCGAAATTGAGGATCGCCGCCATGATGATCGCCGCGATCGGCGACATGACCCGCGTCGAGATCACCGTGGCGACGGCGTTGGCGGAATCGTGCCACCCGTTCGTGAAATCGAAGAGCAGGGCGAAGGCGACCACCAGGAAGACGAGCGGCGGCAGCCCGAGGATCATCAGGCGGTCTTGAGAATGAGGCTTTCCAGGACGTTGGCGACGTCCTCGCAGCGGTCGGTCGCCGCCTCGAGGGTCTCCAGGATCTCCTTCTCCTTGATGAGGAGGATCGGATCGCGAACCTCGTCGAAGATCCGGGTGAGCCCCTCATGGAGCGCCTTGTCCCCTTCGTTTTCCAGGGAGTGGATCTTGATGCACGCCTCGATGATGTGATCGCGCTTCAGGACTTTCCCCACGGATTCCTGGAGGATCTCGGTCTGGCCGATGAGAATCTTCGAGAGCTCGGCGGCGAGGGGGATCGGGGCCTGGATCTTGTAGAGCGTCAGCCGGGCCGCCGCCGCGTCGATGTTGTCGAGGACGTCGTCGAGCGACGATGCGAGCGCGTGAATGTCCTCGCGATCGAACGGCGTGACGAACACCCGCGCGCTCTCGTTGAAGATCCGGTGCGTGAGCTCGTCCCCCTGGTGCTCGAGCGACTTGATCTTCTCGACCCGGGCCGGGAGGTCCGAAAGGGTCGTCAACGCCTCGTTGAGCACCACCGCCGCCTCGCACGACACCCGCGCCTGCGAGGCGAACAGGTCGAAAAAGAGACGATCGCGCCGCGTCATGCCGAACATGTCGCGCGGAGCGTATGCGAAGGCATTCGCGACTTCAAACGAATTTGATGCCGCGCTCAACGGCGCCCCGATGGATGAGCCGCGCGACAAGGGGCGATCGTCCCCTGCCCTTCCCGCTGCGAACATGGAACAAGGCTGACCGCAATCGGCGCGGCCAGACGTGCTGGAAGGTGGGCGCGGAGGCCCGAGCCCGCGGCCGCGGCGTACTCGGACGTACGTTAAGGCCGCGGGTCGAGCCTCGGCGCCCGCATAACGGCGCGTAGGGTCCGCGCCCGCATAAAATAGGGTTTTGGAAACGCTCACCGTCACCGAGATCTTTCGCTCCCTCCAGGGCGAATCGACCCACGCCGGCTTCCCCTGCTCCTTCGTCCGTCTGACCGGCTGTTCGCTGCGCTGCGTCTGGTGCGATTCGGCCTACGCGTTCGAGGGGGGAAGGACGATGTCGATCGAGGCGATCGCCGCCGAGGTCGAGGGGCACGGAACCCGGCTGGTCGAGCTGACCGGAGGCGAGCCGCTCGAGCAGGAGGGGGCCTATCCGCTGATGACGAGCCTGCTCGACGCGGGTAAGAAGGTGCTCGTCGAGACGGGCGGACACGTTCCGCTCGACCGGCTCGAC from Thermoanaerobaculia bacterium encodes:
- a CDS encoding glycosyltransferase family 2 protein, producing the protein VHYLHRNHRTGFKAGALKEGFEKSTGEFLFVFDADFVPPPTFVHDTIDFFSDPEVGMVQARWDHLNRDFSLLTRLQAILLDGHFVVEHTARNRSGRFFNFNGTAGAWRRTTIEEAGGWNSDTLTEDIDLSYRAQLAHWKFVYLKDVVSPAEVPVDINGFKTQQHRWAKGSIQTGRKLLPRIFRSAFPLRVKIESFFHLTNNFSYPLVIALSILVFPAMIIRHRLGWTPIILLDFPLFFISTSSVILFYVASQKEISPRWVRQLRYMPMVMSLGIGLAVNNAHAVLEAVLGRVGEFRRTPKYSVGNRPDDWKRKAYRTRVNASFVFEITLAVYFAIAIGISLEKRIYLAIPFLMIFFSGYFYMTMLTLSQQFAPRLPRLSAASTHSPALAPVAETRPD
- a CDS encoding anion permease is translated as MILGLPPLVFLVVAFALLFDFTNGWHDSANAVATVISTRVMSPIAAIIMAAILNFAGAFLSTAVAKTIGGDIVDPHQVTQLLTLAALLSAIVWNTITVWIGMPVSSSHAIVGGVIGAAVAQSGFAILKGKGILKIVESFLVSPILGFAIGLLVIWVVIVLFARSAPSRVNSLFGRAQMVSAGFMALSHGSNDAQKSMGIVTLALFSAGKLSKIDVPTWVIGACALAMGIGTAAGGRKVIRTLGMKMIHLRPYQGFAAETSASAVILTASHFGLPVSTTHVISSAIMGVGAQKGVSAVRWGVARNILLAWTFTLPLTAGVAWLLMKLFLLF
- a CDS encoding radical SAM protein, with translation METLTVTEIFRSLQGESTHAGFPCSFVRLTGCSLRCVWCDSAYAFEGGRTMSIEAIAAEVEGHGTRLVELTGGEPLEQEGAYPLMTSLLDAGKKVLVETGGHVPLDRLDPRAIAIVDVKAPGSGMSRFNLDENLDRLRPADELKFVLADRADFDWAIERVAARDLDAARAVTFSPVWEDLPAADLAAWILESGRDVRLGLPLHKILWGDVPGR
- a CDS encoding DUF47 family protein — encoded protein: MFGMTRRDRLFFDLFASQARVSCEAAVVLNEALTTLSDLPARVEKIKSLEHQGDELTHRIFNESARVFVTPFDREDIHALASSLDDVLDNIDAAAARLTLYKIQAPIPLAAELSKILIGQTEILQESVGKVLKRDHIIEACIKIHSLENEGDKALHEGLTRIFDEVRDPILLIKEKEILETLEAATDRCEDVANVLESLILKTA